In the Micromonospora narathiwatensis genome, one interval contains:
- a CDS encoding SDR family NAD(P)-dependent oxidoreductase, whose amino-acid sequence MRDFVFPGGTAVVTGAASGIGEALAYGLARRGADLVLLDRDAERLDAVAAAIRVAHPDRRIDTHLVDLADADATDRAATELRRRHPRIRLLVNNAGVALGGRFDQVTLDEFLWVIEINFRSVVRLTHALLPALKAEPGAHLVNISSLFGLIAPAGQTAYSASKFAVRGFTEALRHELVDDGVGVTSVHPGGIRTRIAASARVGSGVPREEFEAGRQQFEKLLSIDPAKAAEVILRGVRRRRGRVLIGWSAKLPDLLVRLAPASYGRILALGTRVRMPAGRTAPEPVAPGPERSA is encoded by the coding sequence ATGCGTGACTTCGTCTTCCCCGGCGGCACCGCGGTGGTGACCGGCGCGGCCAGCGGCATCGGCGAGGCCCTCGCGTACGGGCTGGCCCGTCGCGGCGCCGACCTGGTCCTGCTGGACCGGGACGCCGAACGCCTCGACGCGGTGGCCGCCGCGATCCGCGTCGCCCACCCCGACCGACGCATCGACACCCACCTGGTCGACCTCGCCGACGCCGACGCCACCGACCGGGCGGCCACCGAGCTGCGCCGACGGCATCCCCGGATCCGGCTGCTGGTCAACAACGCCGGGGTGGCGCTGGGCGGCCGGTTCGACCAGGTGACCCTGGACGAGTTCCTCTGGGTTATCGAGATCAACTTCCGGTCCGTGGTCCGGCTGACCCACGCCCTGCTGCCCGCGCTCAAGGCCGAGCCGGGCGCCCACCTGGTCAACATCTCCAGCCTGTTCGGGCTGATCGCGCCCGCGGGGCAGACCGCGTACTCGGCCAGCAAGTTCGCCGTCCGGGGCTTCACCGAGGCGCTGCGGCACGAACTGGTCGACGACGGCGTCGGGGTCACCTCGGTGCATCCCGGCGGCATCCGGACCCGGATCGCCGCCAGCGCGCGGGTGGGCAGCGGCGTCCCCCGCGAGGAGTTCGAGGCCGGCCGCCAGCAGTTCGAGAAGCTGCTCTCCATCGACCCCGCGAAGGCCGCCGAGGTGATCCTGCGCGGCGTCCGCCGTCGCCGGGGGCGGGTGCTGATCGGCTGGTCGGCCAAGCTGCCCGACCTGCTGGTCCGGCTCGCCCCCGCCTCGTACGGGAGGATCCTGGCGCTGGGGACCCGCGTCCGGATGCCGGCGGGCCGGACCGCTCCGGAGCCCGTCGCGCCCGGTCCGGAGCGGTCGGCGTGA
- a CDS encoding CapA family protein, whose product MAEVTLFLAGDVMTGRGVDQILPHPGPPALREQAVTDARRYVELAESVNGPVPRAVPPEWPWGSALRLLDALRPDVRIVNLETSVTGRGEYAPGKGIHYRMNPANLACLTAARLDVCALANNHVLDFGPTGLADTLDALRGAGLSTAGAGRDADEAWRPAVLPLPGGRRLLLWSVGAPSSGVYPQWAAAEGRPGVAYLDVSAGSAEALADRVARSAGPRDLVVVSVHWGSNWGYEVPDEHVRFAHTLIDAGVHLVHGHSSHHPRPVERYRGRLVLYGCGDLIDDYEGIGGQESYRPELRLLHLPTLDADTGELRGLRLAPVRTRRMRLEPAAPEEAQWLAELLDGLGTPYRTRFALGDDGLIALRTG is encoded by the coding sequence ATGGCCGAGGTGACCCTCTTCCTCGCCGGCGACGTGATGACCGGCCGGGGCGTGGACCAGATCCTGCCCCACCCGGGGCCGCCCGCGCTGCGGGAGCAGGCGGTCACCGACGCCCGCCGCTACGTCGAGCTGGCCGAGTCCGTCAACGGTCCGGTGCCGCGAGCGGTTCCGCCCGAATGGCCGTGGGGTTCGGCGCTGCGCCTGCTGGACGCCCTGCGCCCGGACGTCCGGATCGTCAACCTGGAGACGTCGGTGACCGGCCGGGGCGAGTACGCCCCCGGCAAGGGCATCCACTACCGGATGAACCCGGCCAACCTGGCCTGCCTCACCGCCGCCCGGCTCGACGTCTGCGCGCTGGCCAACAACCATGTTCTCGACTTCGGCCCGACCGGGCTGGCCGACACCCTCGACGCCCTGCGCGGGGCGGGCCTGTCGACCGCCGGCGCGGGCCGCGACGCCGACGAGGCGTGGCGGCCCGCCGTGCTGCCGCTGCCCGGTGGGCGTCGGCTGCTCCTCTGGTCGGTGGGCGCCCCGTCGAGCGGGGTGTACCCGCAGTGGGCCGCGGCCGAGGGGCGGCCCGGGGTGGCGTACCTGGACGTCTCGGCAGGGTCGGCCGAGGCGCTCGCCGACCGCGTCGCTCGGTCGGCCGGGCCACGGGACCTGGTGGTGGTGTCGGTGCACTGGGGCTCGAACTGGGGGTACGAGGTGCCGGACGAACACGTCCGCTTCGCGCACACGCTGATCGACGCCGGAGTGCATCTGGTGCACGGCCACTCGTCGCATCACCCGCGTCCGGTCGAGCGGTATCGGGGGCGGCTCGTCCTGTACGGCTGCGGTGACCTGATCGACGACTACGAGGGCATCGGCGGGCAGGAGTCGTACCGGCCGGAGCTGCGGTTGCTGCACCTGCCCACGCTCGACGCGGACACCGGTGAGCTGCGCGGGCTGCGCCTGGCGCCGGTGCGGACGCGGCGGATGCGGCTGGAACCGGCCGCGCCGGAGGAGGCCCAGTGGCTGGCGGAGCTGCTCGACGGCCTCGGCACGCCGTACCGGACCCGGTTCGCGCTCGGCGACGACGGCCTGATCGCCCTGCGAACCGGCTGA
- a CDS encoding GntR family transcriptional regulator: MTRPTPSASAAAPSCAERAYRHLKRAILEQVYPGGLLISEGEIAEAAGVSRTPVREALLRLEAEGLVALYPKRGALIRPVSAREIADVIEARRLVELHSAERVWPRRAALRPDLARWLDEMRRAHVAGDVTALMAADRAFHATVVEAAGNEILAELYHRLRDRQLRMGEASFRLSPGWAEVALTEHAGQLAALDGDDPQPWLDAVGAHIDNAATVLRTLR, translated from the coding sequence ATGACGCGTCCCACCCCCTCGGCGAGCGCCGCCGCTCCGTCGTGCGCCGAGCGGGCGTACCGGCACCTCAAACGGGCCATCCTGGAGCAGGTCTACCCGGGCGGCCTGCTGATCAGCGAGGGGGAGATCGCCGAGGCGGCCGGAGTCTCCCGTACCCCCGTGCGGGAGGCCCTGCTGCGCCTGGAGGCCGAGGGTCTGGTCGCGCTCTACCCGAAGCGCGGCGCCCTGATCCGGCCCGTCTCGGCCCGGGAGATCGCCGACGTGATCGAGGCCCGGCGCCTGGTCGAGCTGCACTCCGCCGAGCGGGTCTGGCCCCGCCGGGCCGCGCTCCGGCCCGACCTGGCGCGCTGGCTCGACGAGATGCGCCGGGCGCACGTCGCCGGTGACGTCACCGCCCTGATGGCCGCCGACCGGGCCTTCCACGCCACCGTGGTCGAGGCGGCCGGCAACGAGATCCTCGCCGAGTTGTACCACCGGCTGCGTGACCGGCAACTGCGGATGGGCGAGGCCAGCTTCCGGCTCTCGCCCGGCTGGGCCGAGGTGGCCCTCACCGAGCACGCCGGCCAGCTCGCCGCGCTCGACGGGGACGACCCGCAACCCTGGCTCGACGCGGTCGGCGCGCACATCGACAACGCCGCGACCGTGCTGCGGACGCTGCGGTGA
- a CDS encoding helix-turn-helix transcriptional regulator, which translates to MRASRLLSILLLLQAHGRLTATELARRLEVSVRTIYRDVESLHAAGIPLYGEAGHAGGYQLVDGWRTRLTGLTAEEADRLLFAGLPGPAAELGYQSVVATVQLKLRAALPPPLADRAARLEQRFHLDTPGWYSDGDPSPYLAPTAEAVWRQHRIRVRYRSWTGEVTRVLEPYGLVLKGGRWYVVAARPDRAEPVTYRVNQILDLTPLDEPFDRPEFDLPGWWRAHVVDFRARLHRDEATVRLSPRGRERLREIASDPVVAALDATAGPPDQAGWVHAVIPIESLTHAHGELLRLGAEVEVLSPAALRDRLAGTAAALAALYRPPLPGLPQPR; encoded by the coding sequence ATGCGGGCCAGTCGCCTCCTGTCGATCCTGCTGCTGCTCCAGGCCCACGGCCGGCTCACCGCCACCGAGCTGGCACGCCGCCTGGAGGTGTCGGTACGCACCATCTACCGGGACGTCGAGTCGCTGCACGCCGCCGGCATCCCGCTGTACGGCGAGGCCGGCCACGCCGGCGGCTACCAGCTCGTCGACGGCTGGCGGACCCGGCTGACCGGGCTCACCGCCGAGGAGGCCGATCGGCTGCTCTTCGCCGGGCTGCCGGGGCCGGCCGCCGAGCTGGGCTACCAGTCGGTCGTGGCCACCGTCCAGCTCAAGCTGCGGGCCGCGCTGCCGCCGCCGCTCGCCGACCGGGCCGCCCGGCTGGAACAGCGGTTCCACCTGGACACCCCCGGCTGGTACTCCGACGGCGACCCGTCGCCGTACCTCGCGCCGACGGCGGAGGCGGTGTGGCGGCAGCACCGGATCCGGGTCCGCTACCGGAGCTGGACCGGCGAGGTGACCCGGGTCCTGGAACCGTACGGCCTGGTGCTCAAGGGCGGCCGGTGGTACGTGGTGGCGGCCCGGCCGGACCGGGCCGAACCGGTCACCTACCGGGTCAACCAGATCCTCGACCTGACCCCGCTCGACGAGCCGTTCGACCGGCCCGAGTTCGACCTGCCCGGCTGGTGGCGGGCGCACGTGGTGGACTTCCGGGCCCGGCTGCACCGGGACGAGGCGACCGTACGGCTCTCCCCGCGCGGCCGGGAACGGCTACGGGAGATCGCGAGCGACCCGGTGGTTGCGGCGTTGGACGCCACCGCCGGTCCACCGGACCAGGCCGGGTGGGTGCACGCCGTCATCCCGATCGAGTCGCTCACCCACGCCCACGGCGAGCTGCTGCGGCTCGGCGCCGAGGTGGAGGTCCTCTCCCCCGCCGCGCTGCGCGACCGTCTCGCCGGCACCGCCGCCGCCCTCGCCGCCCTCTACCGCCCGCCCCTCCCTGGCCTGCCCCAGCCCCGTTGA
- a CDS encoding alpha/beta fold hydrolase, translating to MTVAPPPADELTVAGRRVRCRIAGDGPPVVLLHGIGRTLDDFTAQHALLSRDHRVVSVDLPGHGGSAPLDPPHTLPALAAAVAQTLDAAGITGPAHLVGNSLGGAVAMRLAADDPTRAASLVLVNSAGFGREVTVALRLLALRPLGRLLLRPHPAIARRTERAIFHDPAYVTEERVAAALAVARQPHAARVMLELVGSLGTWRGVRPQWRQELLTAVAALDLPTLVVWGDRDLILPAGHLANARARLPKARSHLFQDTGHMPQIERAAAFHALVTQFWSRHAPG from the coding sequence GTGACCGTCGCCCCGCCGCCGGCCGACGAGCTGACCGTCGCCGGCCGGCGGGTCCGCTGCCGGATCGCCGGCGACGGCCCGCCGGTGGTGCTGTTGCACGGCATCGGCCGTACCCTCGACGACTTCACCGCCCAGCACGCGCTGCTGTCCCGCGACCACCGGGTGGTCAGCGTCGACCTGCCCGGTCACGGCGGCAGCGCGCCGCTGGACCCGCCGCACACCCTCCCGGCCCTGGCCGCAGCCGTCGCGCAGACCCTGGACGCCGCCGGGATCACCGGCCCGGCGCACCTGGTCGGCAACTCCCTCGGCGGCGCGGTGGCGATGCGGCTCGCCGCCGACGACCCGACCCGCGCGGCGAGCCTGGTGCTGGTCAACAGCGCCGGCTTCGGCCGGGAGGTCACCGTCGCGCTGCGGCTGCTCGCGCTGCGCCCGCTGGGCCGGCTGCTGCTGCGCCCACACCCGGCGATCGCCCGCCGCACCGAGCGGGCCATCTTCCACGACCCGGCGTACGTCACCGAGGAGCGCGTCGCCGCCGCTCTCGCCGTGGCCCGGCAGCCGCACGCCGCCCGGGTGATGCTGGAACTGGTCGGCAGCCTGGGCACCTGGCGGGGGGTACGGCCGCAGTGGCGGCAGGAGTTGCTCACCGCGGTGGCCGCACTGGACCTGCCCACGCTGGTCGTCTGGGGCGACCGGGACCTGATCCTGCCGGCCGGTCACCTGGCCAACGCCCGCGCCCGGCTGCCGAAGGCCCGCAGTCACCTGTTCCAGGACACCGGGCACATGCCGCAGATCGAGCGGGCCGCGGCGTTCCACGCGCTGGTCACGCAGTTCTGGTCGCGCCACGCGCCCGGATAG
- a CDS encoding flavin-containing monooxygenase, with product MADHVDVLIVGAGLSGVGAAAQLRTRCPGKTYAVLEARAAVGGTWDLFRYPGIRSDSDMFTLGYAFKPWTDPKAIADGDSIRAYVRETAREYDVERHIRFHHRVVRAEWDSATARWTVHAHRADTGEDVVLTCGFLFTCAGYYRYDEGYTPEFPGVDRYAGRLVHPQHWPADLDWTGKRVVVIGSGATAVTLVPAMAERAGHVTMLQRSPTYVVALPSRDRLADALRRRLPAKAAYPVVRWRNVLLGVANFQLSRRAPGLVKRFLRRAARGRLPVGYDIDRHFSPRYHPWDQRLCVVPDGDLFTAVSDGRASVVTDTIDTFTERGIRLGSGAELPADVVVTATGLNLLALGGMSLAVDGAEVDLAGTVAYKGMMLSGVPNFALTIGYTNASWTLKADLVATYVCRLLRHLDATGQQIVTPLAPDSGELAPLIDLKSGYVLRAVDRLPKQGPKAPWRLHQNYPLDVLLMRHGRLTDEGVRFSRAGAPASAGADADAARPTAPIA from the coding sequence ATGGCCGACCACGTCGACGTCCTCATCGTGGGTGCCGGGCTCTCCGGCGTCGGCGCCGCCGCCCAGCTACGGACCCGCTGCCCGGGCAAGACCTACGCGGTGTTGGAGGCGCGGGCCGCCGTCGGCGGCACCTGGGACCTGTTCCGCTACCCCGGCATCCGCTCCGACTCGGACATGTTCACCCTCGGCTACGCGTTCAAGCCGTGGACCGACCCGAAGGCGATCGCCGACGGCGACTCCATCCGGGCGTACGTGCGGGAGACCGCCCGCGAGTACGACGTCGAGCGGCACATCCGCTTCCACCACCGGGTGGTCCGCGCCGAGTGGGACAGTGCCACCGCCCGCTGGACGGTCCACGCCCACCGCGCCGACACCGGCGAGGACGTCGTCCTCACCTGCGGGTTCCTGTTCACCTGCGCCGGCTACTACCGCTACGACGAGGGCTACACCCCCGAGTTCCCGGGCGTCGACCGGTACGCCGGCCGGCTGGTGCACCCGCAGCACTGGCCGGCGGACCTCGACTGGACCGGCAAGCGGGTGGTGGTGATCGGCAGCGGCGCCACCGCGGTCACCCTGGTCCCGGCGATGGCCGAGCGGGCCGGCCACGTCACCATGCTCCAGCGCTCACCCACGTACGTCGTCGCGCTGCCCTCGCGCGACCGGCTCGCCGACGCGCTGCGGCGCCGGCTGCCCGCGAAGGCCGCGTACCCGGTGGTGCGTTGGCGGAACGTGCTGCTCGGGGTGGCCAACTTCCAGCTCAGCCGGCGTGCCCCGGGCCTGGTGAAGCGGTTCCTGCGTCGGGCCGCCCGGGGCCGGCTGCCGGTCGGGTACGACATCGACCGGCACTTCTCGCCCCGTTACCACCCCTGGGACCAGCGGCTCTGCGTCGTCCCCGACGGCGACCTCTTCACCGCGGTCAGCGACGGGCGGGCCTCGGTGGTCACCGACACCATCGACACCTTCACCGAGCGGGGCATCCGGCTCGGCTCCGGCGCGGAACTGCCCGCCGACGTCGTCGTCACCGCCACCGGCCTCAACCTGCTCGCCCTCGGCGGCATGTCCCTCGCCGTGGACGGCGCGGAGGTGGACCTGGCCGGCACGGTCGCCTACAAGGGCATGATGCTCTCCGGCGTGCCGAACTTCGCCCTGACCATCGGCTACACCAACGCCTCCTGGACCCTCAAGGCCGACCTGGTCGCCACGTACGTCTGCCGGCTGCTGCGCCACCTCGACGCCACCGGCCAGCAGATCGTCACCCCGCTCGCCCCTGACTCCGGCGAGCTGGCGCCGCTCATCGACCTGAAGTCCGGGTACGTGCTGCGCGCCGTCGACCGGCTCCCGAAGCAGGGGCCGAAGGCGCCCTGGCGGCTGCACCAGAACTACCCCCTGGACGTGCTGCTGATGCGGCACGGCCGGCTCACCGACGAGGGGGTGCGCTTCTCCCGGGCCGGCGCGCCCGCCTCCGCCGGTGCCGATGCCGATGCCGCGCGGCCCACCGCACCCATCGCCTGA
- a CDS encoding LysE family translocator, with protein sequence MSIAFLLTTLVVVATPGTGVVYTLSTALSAGRRAGLLAAAGCTISLVPHLAAAVTGLAAVLRAGTPAFRVVTWLGVAYLLWMAWSALRDRGPLPFDDARPPRPASRVIRDGVLANLLNPKVTVFFVAFLPQFVPPHAPAATSRMLLHGVVFMLITLVAFAGLGVLAGTLRHRVLARPRLTALLRRGFAGSFLALGLGLALTAR encoded by the coding sequence GTGAGCATCGCCTTCCTGCTGACCACGCTGGTCGTGGTGGCCACCCCGGGCACCGGGGTGGTGTACACGCTCTCCACCGCGCTCAGCGCGGGCCGGCGCGCCGGACTCCTCGCCGCCGCCGGTTGCACGATCAGCCTCGTGCCGCATCTGGCGGCCGCGGTCACCGGCCTGGCCGCCGTGCTACGCGCCGGCACCCCGGCGTTCCGGGTGGTGACCTGGCTCGGTGTGGCGTATCTGCTGTGGATGGCCTGGTCCGCGCTGCGCGACCGGGGCCCGCTGCCGTTCGACGACGCCCGCCCGCCCCGGCCGGCCTCCCGGGTGATCCGCGACGGAGTGCTGGCGAACCTGCTCAACCCCAAGGTGACCGTGTTCTTCGTGGCGTTCCTGCCGCAGTTCGTGCCTCCGCACGCACCCGCGGCCACCAGCCGGATGCTGCTGCATGGCGTGGTCTTCATGCTGATCACGTTGGTGGCCTTCGCCGGCCTCGGTGTGCTGGCCGGCACGCTCCGGCACCGGGTGCTGGCCCGACCCCGGCTGACCGCGCTGCTGCGGCGCGGCTTCGCCGGCAGCTTCCTCGCGCTGGGCCTCGGCCTGGCCCTCACCGCCCGATAG
- the pdxR gene encoding MocR-like pyridoxine biosynthesis transcription factor PdxR: MDRAKPSPAEESITAGADFLQLDVGEAPPGGRADWLAARLRAAIADGRVPVGARLPASRVLAAELGVSRGVVTEAYQRLTEDGHVLGRGRAGTVVVATPAVVVTPAPRPPARTEVFAGSPGTDVFDALRTAPAGLDLTPGVPDLAAFPRAAWLRAERAVLHRLAPAAFGYGDPTGAPALRLAVATWLARNRGIRVDPAEVVIVAGVTQALGLLAQVLHADGVHTVAVEDPGSLGVRQHLHNWRLDTPPVPVDGHGLRVDRLVATGAPAVMLTPAHQFPTGVVLDGERRRRLLRWAQRGGLVIEDDYDAEHRYDRPPVPALRGMLPERVCYAGSVSKLLAPALRLGWVLVPPRHHAALVAAKRMADLGNAALPQLVLAELMDSGALERHLRLLRRRHVRRRDAMIRAIGEHLPGAVVHGAAAGLHLLVTLDGDVDDVTLAAAALHRGVKVQPLSWHGQLPQPPGLVLGYAANPVGDIERGVAAVGEALRELR; encoded by the coding sequence GTGGACAGGGCCAAACCGTCGCCGGCCGAGGAGTCCATAACGGCCGGCGCGGATTTCCTGCAACTCGACGTGGGCGAAGCTCCGCCCGGTGGACGCGCCGACTGGCTCGCCGCCCGGCTCCGGGCGGCCATCGCCGACGGCCGGGTGCCGGTGGGCGCCCGCCTGCCGGCCAGCCGGGTCCTCGCCGCCGAACTGGGCGTCTCCCGGGGCGTGGTGACCGAGGCGTACCAGCGGCTCACCGAGGACGGTCACGTGCTGGGGCGCGGCCGGGCCGGCACCGTCGTGGTGGCCACGCCCGCCGTGGTGGTCACCCCCGCACCGCGGCCGCCCGCCCGGACCGAGGTGTTCGCCGGCTCGCCGGGCACCGACGTCTTCGACGCGCTGCGTACCGCCCCGGCGGGGCTCGACCTGACGCCCGGCGTACCCGATCTGGCGGCCTTCCCCCGCGCGGCCTGGCTGCGCGCGGAACGCGCGGTGCTGCACCGCCTCGCGCCCGCCGCCTTCGGGTACGGCGACCCGACCGGCGCGCCCGCGCTGCGGCTGGCGGTCGCCACCTGGCTGGCCCGCAACCGGGGCATCCGGGTCGACCCGGCCGAGGTGGTGATCGTCGCCGGGGTGACCCAGGCGCTCGGCCTGCTCGCCCAGGTGCTGCACGCCGACGGCGTCCACACCGTCGCCGTGGAGGACCCGGGCTCCCTCGGCGTACGCCAGCACCTGCACAACTGGCGACTCGACACCCCGCCCGTCCCGGTGGACGGGCACGGGCTGCGCGTCGACCGGCTGGTGGCCACCGGTGCCCCGGCGGTGATGCTCACCCCCGCGCACCAGTTCCCGACCGGCGTGGTCCTCGACGGCGAGCGGCGTCGCCGGCTGCTGCGTTGGGCGCAGCGTGGTGGCCTGGTCATCGAGGACGACTACGACGCCGAGCACCGTTACGACCGGCCGCCGGTGCCGGCGTTGCGCGGCATGCTGCCCGAGCGGGTCTGCTACGCCGGCAGCGTCTCCAAGCTGCTCGCCCCGGCACTGCGTCTCGGCTGGGTCCTGGTGCCGCCCCGGCACCACGCCGCGCTGGTGGCCGCCAAGCGGATGGCCGACCTCGGGAACGCGGCCCTGCCGCAGCTCGTGCTGGCCGAGCTGATGGACTCCGGCGCGCTGGAACGCCACCTGCGGCTGCTGCGCCGCCGGCACGTACGCCGCCGGGACGCGATGATCCGCGCCATCGGCGAGCACCTGCCCGGTGCGGTCGTGCACGGCGCCGCCGCCGGCCTGCACCTGCTGGTCACCCTGGACGGCGACGTCGACGACGTCACGCTGGCCGCCGCCGCGCTGCACCGGGGTGTCAAGGTGCAGCCGCTGTCCTGGCACGGCCAGTTGCCGCAGCCGCCCGGTCTGGTGCTCGGCTACGCCGCCAACCCGGTCGGCGACATCGAACGCGGCGTCGCCGCCGTCGGTGAGGCCCTCCGCGAGCTGCGCTGA
- a CDS encoding MFS transporter, whose translation MTAAGPSAARSARRPAALVYAVALTAYLVAVFQRSTLGVTGVDAADRFHINASALATFSVAQLAVYAAMQVPVGVLLDRFGSRRLLVAGGALMVAGQLCFAVATDVRLAIVARVLVGLGDAMTFISVLRIVAFWFPGRRNPLLVQLTGTVGQLGAVLGAIPLVALLHHAGWTPAFLTAAALGTTVLLIVLVAVRDTPHTGHNAAVAPDLRGVRRQLAEAWAQPGTRLGLWTHFVTQFSGSVFALLWGYPFLVQGQGLSPTAAAALLTLMTMVTLVCGPVIAHLCARHSYHRSVLVFAITAATAAIWAVVLAWPGRAPYGLLVALVVVLAVNGPGSVIGFDYARTANPVHRIGSATGIVNVGGFVASILLVLAVGVVLDLATPAGRGTPPLDAFRWAFAVQYLLWALGAVQVLRYRNAARRRHAAERAAVAVPAPVGT comes from the coding sequence GTGACCGCCGCCGGTCCGTCCGCCGCCCGTTCAGCCCGCCGCCCCGCCGCCCTGGTGTACGCGGTCGCGCTCACCGCGTACCTCGTCGCGGTCTTCCAGCGCAGCACCCTCGGCGTCACCGGAGTGGACGCGGCGGACCGCTTCCACATCAACGCCTCCGCGCTGGCCACCTTCTCCGTCGCCCAACTCGCCGTGTACGCGGCCATGCAGGTGCCGGTCGGGGTGCTGCTCGACCGGTTCGGCTCCCGCCGGCTGCTGGTGGCCGGCGGCGCGCTGATGGTCGCCGGTCAGCTCTGCTTCGCCGTCGCCACCGACGTCCGCCTCGCGATCGTCGCCCGCGTACTGGTCGGCCTCGGCGACGCGATGACCTTCATCAGCGTGCTGCGCATCGTGGCGTTCTGGTTCCCCGGGCGACGCAACCCGCTGCTGGTGCAGCTCACCGGCACCGTCGGGCAGCTCGGCGCGGTGCTCGGCGCGATCCCGCTGGTGGCGCTGCTGCACCACGCCGGCTGGACGCCCGCGTTCCTCACCGCGGCGGCGCTCGGCACCACCGTGCTGCTGATCGTCCTCGTCGCCGTCCGCGACACCCCGCACACCGGGCACAACGCGGCCGTCGCCCCCGACCTGCGCGGCGTACGCCGACAGCTCGCCGAGGCCTGGGCCCAGCCGGGCACCCGCCTCGGCCTGTGGACCCACTTCGTCACCCAGTTCTCCGGCTCCGTCTTCGCGCTGCTCTGGGGCTACCCGTTCCTGGTGCAGGGACAGGGGCTCTCGCCCACCGCGGCGGCCGCCCTGCTCACCCTGATGACCATGGTGACCCTGGTCTGCGGCCCGGTGATCGCCCACCTGTGCGCCCGGCACTCGTACCACCGCTCGGTGCTGGTCTTCGCGATCACCGCCGCCACGGCCGCGATCTGGGCCGTCGTGCTGGCCTGGCCGGGACGCGCGCCGTACGGACTGCTGGTGGCCCTCGTCGTCGTCCTCGCGGTCAACGGGCCCGGCTCGGTGATCGGCTTCGACTACGCGCGCACCGCCAACCCGGTGCACCGGATCGGCAGCGCCACCGGCATCGTCAACGTCGGCGGGTTCGTCGCCTCGATCCTGCTGGTGCTGGCCGTCGGCGTGGTCCTCGACCTGGCCACCCCGGCCGGGCGGGGCACCCCGCCGCTGGACGCGTTCCGCTGGGCGTTCGCGGTGCAGTACCTGCTCTGGGCACTCGGCGCGGTCCAGGTGCTCCGCTACCGCAACGCCGCCCGTCGCCGGCACGCGGCCGAGCGGGCCGCCGTCGCGGTCCCCGCACCGGTCGGCACCTGA
- a CDS encoding inositol monophosphatase family protein, which translates to MLIMDSDVAVAAAEAGAAVVRSRYGATLARVPKSGGDFATAADIEAEQAILDVIRAARPDDAVLGEESGHTGPAAERTWLVDPLCGTLNYAARMPLVAVNVALRTGTDTTVAAVADPFAGEVFRTDGGPARVRRDGVDEPLTPSAESGLVDVNLDPPFPNDPAFRAVRLLGHPEFVARFRPRVVSTTLALAWVAAGRRAAYVTDGHLRDSVHFAAGIALCRAAGCVVTGIHGQPLHTGAGGLLVAADHDTHRALLALVKEQFAG; encoded by the coding sequence ATGCTGATCATGGATTCCGACGTGGCGGTGGCGGCGGCGGAGGCCGGCGCCGCCGTCGTGCGTTCCCGGTACGGGGCGACGCTGGCGCGCGTGCCCAAGTCCGGAGGCGACTTCGCCACCGCCGCCGACATCGAGGCGGAACAGGCGATCCTCGACGTCATCCGGGCCGCCCGGCCGGACGACGCGGTGCTCGGGGAGGAGAGCGGACACACCGGGCCCGCAGCCGAACGCACCTGGCTGGTCGATCCGCTGTGCGGCACCCTGAACTACGCGGCACGGATGCCGCTGGTCGCGGTGAACGTGGCCCTGCGCACCGGCACCGACACGACGGTGGCCGCCGTGGCCGATCCGTTCGCCGGGGAGGTGTTCCGGACCGACGGCGGCCCGGCCCGGGTCCGCCGCGACGGAGTGGACGAACCGCTCACCCCGTCCGCCGAGTCAGGGCTGGTGGACGTCAACCTCGACCCGCCGTTTCCGAACGATCCCGCGTTCCGGGCCGTACGGTTGCTCGGGCACCCGGAGTTCGTGGCGCGGTTCCGGCCACGGGTGGTCTCCACGACCCTGGCGCTGGCCTGGGTCGCCGCCGGCCGGCGCGCGGCGTACGTGACCGACGGTCACCTGCGGGACAGCGTGCACTTCGCCGCCGGGATCGCCCTGTGCCGGGCCGCCGGGTGCGTGGTGACCGGCATTCACGGTCAGCCGCTGCACACCGGCGCGGGCGGACTGCTGGTGGCCGCGGACCACGACACGCACCGCGCCCTGCTGGCCCTCGTCAAGGAACAGTTCGCGGGATGA